A genome region from Fodinibius salicampi includes the following:
- the trkA gene encoding Trk system potassium transporter TrkA, producing MKIIIIGAGEIGYELASLLSKENHDVIVLDRDKEALSKVTENLDVLCFEGNATSAEDLVEAGIKDADILIAVTSIDEVNMIASMMSKRLGVELVIARVRSEELSRPNAPLKSTDLGIDVLIHPERSAALEIIRLIKRASASDLINLADGRMQLIGLRIGKQSPLVGKSLTEYAEAFPNLTFRVVAIWRKDLTIIPNGTTKIQAYDQLFIISKTNVIPEIIETTGKPDIELNRVMIAGGTPIGAIIARILSQEDKKWNIKLIEPDEDIAIELAQELKDVLVLNGNPTDPDLLATEGITDTDAFISVTDDEESNIISCLMAKHLEVKKTVALVSKSDYIPLSQTIGLDAAINKKSAASNEIHRHVREGRVISVTSLQGIKAEVIELQAAENSKVVKKPIHKIRFPDGCVIGGILRNGSANIATGQSQIQANDRVIVFCLPEAVDKITSLFK from the coding sequence TTGAAAATTATTATAATTGGCGCTGGCGAAATCGGATATGAATTAGCCAGCCTGTTGTCGAAAGAAAATCATGACGTAATAGTATTAGACCGAGATAAAGAAGCCCTCTCCAAAGTTACTGAAAACCTTGATGTTCTGTGTTTCGAGGGAAATGCCACCTCCGCGGAAGATCTTGTAGAGGCCGGTATTAAAGATGCTGATATTCTCATTGCGGTGACCAGTATTGATGAAGTCAATATGATCGCCTCTATGATGAGTAAGAGACTAGGTGTAGAGCTTGTTATCGCACGGGTCCGAAGTGAAGAGTTATCCCGTCCCAATGCCCCCTTAAAATCCACTGATTTGGGTATTGACGTACTGATCCATCCTGAACGAAGCGCAGCTTTAGAAATCATACGACTTATCAAGCGAGCATCTGCCAGTGACCTAATCAATCTTGCGGATGGTCGCATGCAATTGATCGGACTCCGTATTGGGAAGCAATCTCCCCTTGTTGGAAAGTCTTTGACAGAATATGCCGAGGCATTTCCGAACCTTACTTTCCGGGTAGTTGCAATCTGGCGTAAAGATCTGACTATCATTCCCAATGGAACAACAAAAATACAGGCATATGATCAGCTTTTTATCATTTCCAAAACCAATGTTATTCCTGAAATCATTGAAACAACCGGCAAGCCTGATATTGAGCTTAACCGCGTAATGATTGCTGGAGGAACTCCCATTGGAGCTATCATTGCTCGTATTTTAAGTCAAGAAGATAAAAAATGGAACATAAAACTTATTGAACCTGACGAAGATATAGCAATAGAGTTAGCGCAGGAGCTAAAAGATGTACTTGTGCTCAATGGAAATCCAACGGATCCAGATCTTCTGGCCACAGAGGGAATAACGGATACTGACGCTTTTATTTCCGTTACTGACGACGAGGAATCAAATATTATTTCCTGCCTGATGGCCAAACATCTTGAAGTTAAAAAGACCGTAGCGCTAGTTTCTAAATCAGATTATATCCCCCTCAGTCAGACTATTGGATTGGATGCTGCAATCAATAAAAAGTCGGCAGCCTCTAATGAAATACACCGGCACGTACGAGAAGGACGAGTCATCTCAGTAACTTCGTTGCAGGGTATTAAGGCAGAAGTGATTGAATTACAGGCCGCAGAAAATTCAAAGGTAGTCAAGAAACCCATCCACAAAATTCGCTTTCCCGATGGGTGTGTAATTGGTGGTATTTTGAGAAATGGCTCAGCTAATATTGCAACGGGACAGTCGCAAATACAAGCCAATGATCGTGTCATCGTTTTCTGTCTTCCTGAAGCTGTTGATAAAATAACGTCGCTATTTAAATAA
- a CDS encoding TrkH family potassium uptake protein: MANRFRHPHINFLNVLGILGAFIFYLGFALLAPMFIDLIYDEGIWHTFLYSASIAFILGGALYYFFKPEEELRIREGFLVVSLTWLFLSLVGALPFVISGILPSYTDAVFETMSGLTTTGATIFGGETSSGFLNPNIESLPMSILFWRSLSHWLGGMGIIVLTLAILPLLGVGGMQLFRAESPGPTTDKLTPHIQETAKLLWEVYVAFTGLEFLLLWVHPSMDWFEAINHAFATLATGGFSTKDASIQAFDSVYIDSVITLFMFLAGISFAMHFRLLRGDIKSFFNNRETRFYTLITLISIFIVSLSLWLFNEYSVGDALRYGSFQVVSIVTTTGFGTDNYELWYSLGSVFLFLLFFTGGCAGSTGGGVKMIRWLIIIRNTFREFKQMVHPKAVLPIRIGDKTIDHHIQRTVLSFFVLYLIIFGLGAFIIATMGFDLESAIGASIACLGNIGPGWGEFGPTDNYAQIPYIGKWVLIFMMMIGRLELFTVLLIFTPAFWKQ; encoded by the coding sequence ATGGCTAATCGTTTCAGGCATCCCCATATTAACTTCCTTAACGTTTTGGGAATTTTGGGTGCTTTTATTTTCTATTTAGGCTTTGCCCTGCTGGCTCCCATGTTTATTGATCTCATTTACGATGAGGGGATTTGGCACACTTTCCTTTATTCCGCTTCTATCGCCTTTATTTTGGGGGGAGCACTTTATTACTTTTTTAAACCCGAAGAAGAGTTACGCATTCGGGAAGGATTCCTGGTAGTAAGCCTTACCTGGCTTTTCCTGTCGCTGGTGGGTGCCCTGCCCTTTGTGATATCCGGTATTTTGCCCAGCTATACCGATGCCGTCTTTGAAACCATGAGTGGTTTAACAACTACCGGTGCCACCATCTTTGGAGGAGAAACAAGCAGTGGATTTCTCAATCCTAATATCGAATCCCTGCCCATGAGCATTCTTTTTTGGCGATCACTCTCTCACTGGCTTGGTGGCATGGGTATTATTGTGCTCACTCTGGCGATACTCCCTCTTTTAGGGGTAGGTGGAATGCAGCTCTTCCGGGCGGAGTCCCCTGGGCCTACCACAGATAAACTTACACCTCACATACAGGAAACAGCCAAACTTCTCTGGGAGGTGTATGTCGCTTTTACAGGCTTGGAGTTTTTACTCTTATGGGTACATCCATCGATGGATTGGTTTGAAGCTATTAATCACGCTTTTGCTACCCTTGCTACCGGAGGTTTTTCAACCAAAGATGCTAGCATTCAGGCCTTTGATTCGGTCTATATCGACTCTGTTATCACTTTATTTATGTTTCTGGCAGGTATTAGCTTTGCCATGCATTTCCGTCTTCTTCGCGGGGACATAAAATCCTTTTTCAACAATCGAGAAACCCGTTTCTATACGCTTATTACACTGATAAGTATTTTTATCGTTAGTCTTTCTCTCTGGCTTTTCAACGAATATTCTGTGGGCGATGCTCTTCGATACGGTTCCTTTCAGGTTGTTTCTATTGTTACTACCACCGGTTTCGGTACTGATAACTATGAACTTTGGTATTCCCTGGGCAGCGTTTTCCTTTTTCTGCTCTTTTTTACCGGGGGTTGTGCCGGTTCAACCGGTGGCGGAGTAAAAATGATCCGATGGCTGATTATTATCCGCAATACCTTCAGAGAATTCAAACAGATGGTTCACCCAAAGGCCGTACTTCCTATCCGAATAGGTGATAAAACCATCGATCATCATATCCAACGCACAGTTCTAAGTTTTTTTGTCCTCTATCTGATTATTTTTGGATTGGGAGCTTTTATAATTGCAACTATGGGCTTTGACCTGGAATCAGCTATTGGAGCCAGCATCGCCTGCCTTGGGAATATTGGCCCCGGTTGGGGAGAATTTGGCCCAACTGATAACTATGCCCAAATACCTTATATCGGAAAGTGGGTTCTCATCTTTATGATGATGATCGGTCGCCTTGAGCTATTTACCGTTCTACTTATTTTTACTCCGGCCTTCTGGAAGCAATAA